A genomic region of Drosophila kikkawai strain 14028-0561.14 chromosome X, DkikHiC1v2, whole genome shotgun sequence contains the following coding sequences:
- the LOC108074931 gene encoding uncharacterized protein yields MTPTNVILLQFSLHCFKIIFIYCICVHVLEHVITRIQER; encoded by the coding sequence ATGACGCCGACCAACGTGATCCTGCTGCAGTTCAGCCTTCACTGCTTCAAGATCATCTTCATCTACTGCATCTGTGTGCATGTCCTGGAGCATGTGATTACCAGGATACAGGAGAGATAA